In the genome of Candidatus Nitrosotenuis sp. DW1, one region contains:
- a CDS encoding glycosyltransferase family 2 protein → MDSNVTLLEIVKKLQDAEMGDSGRLSYILHSLEKGKKIYESDKKYLNKKHEQLQKTQSVKNTEKQNLKPLNSPAVPHSNRVLINRMHKCASCGNDLGLEERTTRYENRWFHTACFSSVLKESTLPKSTQVVEVPPHVEPCHAEALQTKPIEQIRTKALRTKADPVLVLLASMIFSLLVITAYSMLSYLSLIAISVAAVMVFYHIVSRKEPKSQYSYGRRAASSYSIMVMIMPFVLGTLIAYDGHASGIAGVIQTIFVWCLMLSFWQTMLFVPLAIRSIALEALLREPDPYPKISVLVPAYNEEKVIRTTIESLLATDYPDKEIIVIDDGSKDKTLEIASYYKDKIKVIHKENGGKASALNAGMLYATGSIITILDADTIIGHTALKHIAKSFSTENVAAVAGNIKIRNRVNCLTWCQALEYLSGIQIMRRGLDYFGAITIVPGALGAFKKKKLEEAGAYHKDTLVEDFDATVKVLRSGMVVNGSNMATAYTQAPQKLHDFYKQRKRWYRGNLQVLRRHSDILTNPRFGYLHKFSYPLLVIHMLVIPTTSLMVLGFTVYQLLLGNYSYVAFVLGMFIVLQYLLSAMAVRMDRDDKKMILYSVFLVIGYKQLIDILQLKALFEELVGLKAKWTSAQRIQQ, encoded by the coding sequence GTGGACAGTAACGTAACTCTGCTGGAAATTGTAAAAAAATTACAAGATGCGGAAATGGGCGACTCTGGGAGACTGTCTTACATATTGCACTCTCTTGAGAAAGGAAAGAAAATCTACGAGTCTGATAAAAAATACCTAAACAAAAAACATGAGCAGCTACAAAAAACTCAGTCTGTCAAGAACACTGAGAAGCAAAATTTAAAGCCGCTAAATTCTCCTGCCGTACCGCATTCAAACCGCGTCTTGATTAACCGTATGCACAAATGCGCATCTTGCGGTAATGATCTAGGCCTTGAAGAAAGAACAACACGGTACGAAAACAGGTGGTTTCACACCGCTTGTTTTAGCTCCGTACTGAAAGAATCTACACTACCCAAATCGACGCAGGTTGTTGAAGTGCCGCCCCATGTTGAACCGTGCCATGCCGAGGCTCTGCAGACAAAACCAATTGAGCAAATCCGAACTAAGGCACTGCGGACAAAGGCTGATCCTGTTTTGGTTTTGCTGGCATCTATGATTTTTTCATTGCTTGTGATTACTGCATATAGTATGCTTTCATATCTTAGTCTGATTGCGATTTCAGTTGCCGCAGTGATGGTCTTTTATCACATCGTATCGAGAAAGGAGCCGAAATCACAGTATTCCTATGGGAGGCGAGCCGCATCGTCTTATTCGATAATGGTGATGATAATGCCGTTTGTGCTTGGAACGCTAATTGCGTATGATGGGCATGCTAGTGGAATTGCAGGTGTTATCCAAACAATTTTTGTCTGGTGCCTGATGCTGTCTTTTTGGCAGACGATGCTCTTTGTCCCGCTTGCGATAAGGAGCATTGCGCTTGAGGCCTTGCTAAGGGAACCTGACCCCTATCCGAAGATAAGTGTACTAGTCCCGGCATATAATGAGGAAAAAGTCATTCGAACTACAATAGAATCACTCCTTGCAACCGATTATCCTGACAAAGAAATCATAGTAATTGACGACGGCAGTAAGGACAAAACGCTGGAAATTGCGTCATACTATAAGGACAAAATCAAAGTCATACACAAAGAAAATGGCGGAAAGGCATCTGCGCTGAACGCCGGAATGCTTTACGCGACAGGCTCCATAATAACAATCTTGGATGCAGATACCATAATTGGCCACACTGCACTAAAGCACATTGCAAAATCATTCTCAACTGAGAACGTCGCAGCCGTTGCAGGCAATATCAAAATAAGAAACAGGGTTAACTGCCTTACTTGGTGTCAGGCATTGGAGTATCTGTCTGGCATACAAATCATGAGGCGAGGACTGGACTATTTCGGCGCAATCACTATCGTTCCAGGAGCGCTAGGTGCATTTAAGAAAAAGAAACTCGAAGAGGCGGGGGCCTATCATAAAGATACGTTGGTTGAGGACTTTGATGCTACTGTGAAAGTACTAAGATCTGGAATGGTCGTAAATGGAAGTAACATGGCAACTGCATACACGCAGGCACCGCAGAAACTGCATGATTTTTACAAGCAACGAAAAAGATGGTATCGAGGAAATCTCCAAGTGTTAAGAAGGCACTCTGATATCTTGACTAATCCTAGATTTGGATATCTTCACAAGTTCTCATATCCGCTGCTGGTAATTCACATGCTTGTAATTCCAACCACAAGCTTGATGGTTCTGGGTTTTACAGTATACCAATTACTCCTTGGCAACTATTCCTACGTGGCATTTGTCCTTGGGATGTTCATAGTGCTACAGTACCTGCTTTCGGCAATGGCAGTCAGGATGGATCGGGACGACAAAAAAATGATACTTTATTCAGTGTTTTTGGTAATTGGGTACAAACAACTAATTGACATTTTACAGCTAAAGGCGCTTTTTGAAGAACTTGTTGGCCTAAAGGCCAAGTGGACTAGTGCCCAAAGAATCCAGCAATAA
- a CDS encoding polysaccharide deacetylase family protein translates to MTPDLLSVKVYQDFSSMPFKEITSLVDNPLIVDSLPLGHRYKFEVYMNSLYGDVAFVDLQKSQDKVEIVIKNPGGIRLSVFYSDGETPLTNADVWIKSFDGKSWGYSGTDENGQTLRMWLYPTMKDTDYYYAEIALGPDLKYVQTPVKLLPNVAQELKVVTKWPTVVDKLITVEVYNTTNTKVAKSDGEFIAQLYDGKKNKLADSLVSDKGLAGFAKLKVGTYAIHIKSKSSDGQLTTLASKKITISGPESVFKIYLHNPELNSEYLNCNCVAFRLDDIQDYFLNGAQIGIINMFAQKQSSLTVGVIANVFGDDPNLVPLVKNMLADKSFDLEIANHSWTHRIMTGLTKDQQADDFAKSNKKIHAVLGVTPTTFIPPENLYNDDTIAILKQNNFTQISSHTSTSKSPPFQKSSLYYFPASTQTSILDRQEANWKVQSIDKVLDGINESLFNYGYAVVMMHPHEFSTYSDGVYQNKVNQTQMQQLGLLIDKVKSQGLKIVTIDKISSFDKPMPQKQPIANTPKEPLTCNCVAFRMDNIQDFYLNDVQNAAIGRFSEKNAPLIISVIGQFFGNDPKAVDLIKEKIQSKTTLRIANRGWEYVDHTAYDKEKQAASIKKTNDKIFQILQVKSVIFAPPLDLFNKETVEAANQNNMRYFSASIVRDPPPYTDSLKHVPSTALFASLIDDDPFYTGTIPEKALTKIKSNISQNGYAVISLQSQDFAAKDGKLFKNEVDSSKLQLLDAILDDLKSSGLSIVALDEIPSILENKSLVIPDTAKDNAGSWSKGQMSDSDFMKELKYLVEQKILQIPNSQISGEQKIPPWVKNTAGWWAEGKIGNADFVKGIQYLMEYGIIRI, encoded by the coding sequence GTGACACCTGACCTCTTATCAGTAAAAGTGTATCAGGATTTTTCAAGTATGCCATTCAAAGAGATCACCTCGCTCGTCGATAATCCGCTTATTGTAGACTCGTTGCCGTTAGGGCATCGGTACAAGTTTGAAGTATACATGAACAGCCTGTACGGAGACGTGGCGTTTGTTGATCTACAAAAAAGTCAGGACAAAGTCGAGATAGTAATAAAAAATCCTGGCGGCATACGCCTTTCTGTATTTTATAGCGACGGTGAGACTCCGCTCACAAATGCTGATGTTTGGATAAAATCGTTTGATGGTAAATCATGGGGTTACTCTGGAACTGACGAAAATGGCCAAACCCTTAGAATGTGGCTGTATCCAACAATGAAAGACACCGATTATTATTATGCCGAAATTGCTCTGGGGCCTGATCTGAAATATGTTCAGACGCCAGTTAAATTACTGCCAAATGTTGCTCAAGAACTCAAAGTTGTAACAAAATGGCCTACTGTTGTGGATAAACTAATCACCGTTGAGGTATACAATACAACAAATACGAAGGTTGCCAAGTCCGACGGGGAATTTATTGCGCAATTGTACGATGGCAAGAAAAACAAACTGGCTGATTCCTTGGTATCTGATAAGGGTCTTGCTGGATTTGCAAAACTAAAAGTTGGCACATATGCCATACATATAAAATCAAAATCCTCAGATGGCCAGCTAACTACTCTGGCCTCAAAGAAAATCACCATATCTGGCCCTGAAAGCGTTTTCAAAATTTACTTGCATAATCCTGAGCTGAATTCCGAGTATCTGAATTGTAACTGCGTGGCATTTCGTCTGGATGATATTCAGGATTATTTTTTGAATGGTGCTCAAATTGGCATTATCAACATGTTCGCACAAAAACAATCTAGTCTTACAGTTGGAGTCATCGCAAATGTATTTGGCGATGATCCTAATCTAGTGCCTCTTGTTAAGAATATGCTGGCCGATAAAAGCTTTGATCTGGAAATAGCAAATCACAGTTGGACGCATCGAATAATGACTGGACTGACAAAGGATCAGCAGGCAGACGACTTTGCAAAATCAAACAAAAAAATTCATGCTGTGTTGGGAGTTACTCCGACTACGTTTATTCCGCCGGAAAACCTGTACAATGATGATACTATTGCAATACTAAAACAAAATAATTTTACGCAGATCAGCTCTCACACATCAACTTCAAAATCACCTCCATTCCAAAAGTCAAGCCTTTACTATTTCCCTGCTTCCACACAAACCTCGATACTTGATAGGCAAGAGGCAAATTGGAAAGTTCAATCTATAGACAAGGTACTTGATGGGATAAATGAAAGCCTGTTCAATTATGGCTATGCCGTAGTGATGATGCATCCGCATGAATTCTCTACATATTCTGATGGGGTTTACCAAAACAAAGTCAATCAAACTCAGATGCAACAACTGGGACTGCTAATAGACAAAGTCAAAAGCCAGGGGCTCAAAATAGTGACAATCGATAAAATAAGTTCCTTTGACAAACCTATGCCACAAAAACAACCTATTGCTAACACTCCAAAAGAGCCTCTGACCTGTAACTGTGTTGCATTTAGGATGGACAACATACAGGATTTCTACCTAAATGATGTGCAAAATGCCGCAATTGGTAGATTTAGTGAAAAAAATGCCCCGCTTATAATTAGTGTAATTGGGCAATTCTTTGGCAATGATCCAAAAGCCGTTGATCTGATAAAAGAAAAAATCCAAAGCAAGACCACTCTCCGAATAGCAAACAGAGGATGGGAATATGTAGATCACACCGCATATGACAAGGAAAAACAAGCCGCCAGCATCAAAAAAACAAATGACAAGATATTCCAGATATTGCAAGTAAAATCTGTCATATTTGCCCCGCCATTGGACTTGTTTAACAAGGAAACAGTTGAGGCTGCAAATCAAAACAACATGCGTTACTTTAGTGCAAGCATTGTACGTGATCCTCCCCCATATACTGACTCACTAAAACATGTTCCAAGTACTGCATTGTTTGCAAGTCTGATAGATGATGATCCATTTTACACTGGAACCATACCTGAAAAGGCGCTCACCAAAATTAAATCGAACATAAGCCAAAATGGTTACGCTGTAATCAGTCTGCAATCCCAAGACTTTGCCGCCAAAGATGGCAAATTATTTAAAAATGAAGTTGATTCGAGCAAACTCCAATTGTTGGATGCCATACTAGATGATCTAAAATCAAGCGGACTAAGCATAGTTGCACTGGATGAAATTCCATCAATTCTGGAAAACAAGTCTCTAGTCATTCCAGACACTGCTAAAGACAATGCCGGTTCGTGGTCAAAGGGACAGATGTCTGATTCTGATTTTATGAAAGAGCTCAAATACTTGGTGGAGCAGAAAATCCTGCAAATTCCAAATTCACAAATTAGCGGCGAACAAAAAATTCCACCCTGGGTCAAAAATACTGCCGGCTGGTGGGCAGAAGGAAAAATAGGAAACGCTGATTTTGTAAAAGGAATCCAGTATCTGATGGAATACGGAATAATCAGAATCTAG
- a CDS encoding SRPBCC family protein, producing the protein MGTTILTEDGNGQYCGTVLQAVTINASKKNVWKEISNIVGLPDWIADIKKAEFLSKAKYGIGGARRLWFSDGSVVDEYVTGWKDEQYLSYIATSGLPLRGYHATISITSRKNSSYVLWNSFLISEKSDRRQFEEFLSFMESFYANSLKTLKARIEKQHN; encoded by the coding sequence ATGGGAACTACAATACTTACCGAGGACGGAAACGGACAGTATTGCGGAACGGTATTGCAGGCAGTAACGATTAACGCATCAAAAAAGAACGTCTGGAAAGAAATCAGCAACATAGTTGGCCTCCCAGACTGGATTGCAGACATCAAAAAGGCAGAGTTTCTTTCAAAGGCCAAGTACGGGATCGGCGGGGCAAGGAGACTGTGGTTTTCTGACGGCAGCGTTGTTGACGAATATGTCACAGGCTGGAAAGACGAGCAATACTTGTCATATATTGCTACAAGCGGCCTTCCACTGCGAGGGTATCACGCCACCATATCTATCACATCTAGGAAAAACTCCTCGTACGTCTTGTGGAATTCATTTCTAATAAGCGAGAAATCAGACAGAAGGCAGTTTGAAGAGTTTTTGTCGTTTATGGAGTCGTTTTACGCAAACTCGCTTAAAACCCTCAAGGCAAGAATAGAAAAGCAACATAACTGA
- a CDS encoding Mov34/MPN/PAD-1 family protein, producing MADESRRKVVLKKDPLDGILSYCKMKHPNEGILILKGKSKKGIITIDSLVIPPFSYGGQTFAGFPHSFLPFDLSYVGIVHSHPTGPADPSITDMQNFFGLVSLIVKSPYENSEDIFAWDSDGNSLEIIFEN from the coding sequence ATGGCTGACGAGTCTCGCAGAAAAGTAGTGCTAAAAAAAGATCCACTTGATGGCATTTTGTCATATTGCAAAATGAAGCACCCAAACGAAGGAATACTAATACTCAAGGGCAAGTCAAAAAAGGGAATCATAACAATAGATAGTCTTGTAATCCCACCGTTTTCATATGGCGGCCAGACCTTTGCCGGGTTTCCTCACTCGTTTTTGCCGTTTGACCTGTCATACGTGGGAATAGTTCACTCGCATCCTACCGGTCCTGCAGATCCTTCTATAACTGATATGCAGAACTTTTTTGGCCTAGTTTCGCTAATAGTTAAATCCCCATACGAAAACAGCGAGGACATTTTTGCCTGGGATAGTGACGGAAACTCGCTTGAAATAATTTTTGAAAACTAG
- a CDS encoding ABC transporter permease — translation MGAGILLCLVLISAFTIVFIPLDTYKQWNNPSSWTLFPKSALPSWVNVFLAKKIPEHQILDNTSTTVQTGDNARKIIQSFETDYAFDYFPSDFIYQYTAKYQGTPVLEFDVTRPDGMTLHLSSYSLPDLKSRIVFSDKVFSTNESIRKNILLASDRFAFSVDSMPVEEVVFSKTDAHEVLKGKYTFVAKISTTDAQSSIQDSKLIIGGKVFGLIGTDEQRRDLAIGLLWGTPLALFIGITVSVVSVASGLIYGVFAGYKGGKTDESMMRFNDIIYALPALPFLIILAVTISNSIFLTIGFLMIFGWVGIAKVSRSMALQIKNRQFVEASKAMGQKSSKIIFKHIIPQIMPYALASIAISVPAAITTEAGLSFLGLGDPSFPTWGQILHDASTHGAVTRGLWWWVIPPGIMITITGLAFVFVGNSLDNLRIKR, via the coding sequence ATGGGCGCCGGCATTTTGCTGTGCCTGGTTTTGATATCAGCGTTTACAATAGTTTTCATTCCACTAGACACATACAAGCAATGGAACAACCCAAGCAGTTGGACATTATTTCCAAAATCAGCGCTTCCGTCATGGGTCAATGTTTTTCTTGCAAAAAAAATCCCGGAGCACCAGATACTAGACAATACAAGCACCACAGTGCAAACCGGAGATAATGCAAGAAAAATAATACAAAGTTTTGAGACAGACTATGCGTTTGATTATTTCCCAAGCGACTTCATATATCAGTACACTGCCAAATACCAAGGAACTCCAGTTTTGGAGTTTGACGTTACAAGGCCTGACGGAATGACTCTACACTTGTCGTCATATTCGCTGCCGGATTTGAAGTCCAGGATCGTGTTTTCAGACAAGGTCTTTTCGACAAACGAGTCCATACGGAAAAACATCCTGCTCGCATCAGACAGATTTGCGTTTTCAGTAGACAGCATGCCAGTTGAGGAGGTAGTTTTCTCAAAAACAGACGCGCACGAAGTCTTAAAGGGGAAATACACATTTGTGGCAAAAATATCTACGACGGACGCCCAAAGTTCGATACAGGACTCAAAACTAATCATAGGCGGCAAGGTTTTTGGCTTGATCGGGACAGACGAGCAGAGGCGGGATCTGGCAATAGGATTGCTGTGGGGCACTCCGCTTGCGCTGTTTATCGGGATAACAGTTTCTGTCGTGTCAGTAGCATCAGGTCTGATCTATGGGGTTTTTGCAGGATACAAGGGCGGAAAGACAGATGAATCCATGATGCGCTTTAACGACATAATTTACGCTCTGCCAGCCCTTCCGTTTCTCATCATTCTGGCAGTTACGATTAGCAACAGCATATTTTTGACGATTGGTTTTCTGATGATTTTCGGTTGGGTTGGAATTGCCAAGGTTTCAAGAAGCATGGCACTTCAGATTAAAAACAGACAGTTTGTCGAAGCGTCAAAAGCAATGGGTCAGAAAAGCTCAAAGATAATCTTCAAGCACATCATACCTCAGATCATGCCATATGCGCTTGCAAGCATTGCAATATCGGTGCCCGCCGCAATTACAACGGAAGCTGGACTGAGTTTTTTGGGTCTTGGGGATCCAAGCTTCCCCACATGGGGTCAAATACTTCATGACGCAAGCACGCACGGTGCCGTAACTCGAGGATTGTGGTGGTGGGTAATTCCTCCAGGAATAATGATAACCATCACTGGGCTTGCCTTTGTTTTTGTCGGGAACTCGCTTGATAATCTTAGAATAAAACGCTAG
- a CDS encoding ABC transporter permease, whose protein sequence is MGLRRYLATRGIILFCVLMTTLLLTIMLVGSNMDVILKKGVSIQVRSEITENQALVGSFKDTKELDQFIQNSIDDRIKALGLDYPWYSPNRIGFSMYKIITLDFGHATFLSSDSGSSRVSDIILEKMPRTVLLFTTATIIISMIGIFLGALAGSKTGSKIDKVTSAFAVISGSFPVWWIGMMMIFVFSFTLHLFPARATPLISPSDPGYIPALLYHMALPLITIILIGFGTWAYLVRNFMVNVMQEDFVTVKKTIGIAQRKIVFQSALKNVAPPIITVLALSLSGSLGGAIITEAVFDWPGMGRLYFEAISVMDLPVIIGATYVLTAFFLISIFVSDLLYGYLDPRIKTV, encoded by the coding sequence ATGGGACTTAGGCGGTATTTGGCCACTCGCGGGATCATACTGTTCTGTGTTTTAATGACAACCCTCTTACTGACAATAATGCTTGTCGGCTCCAACATGGATGTCATACTAAAGAAAGGAGTGTCGATTCAGGTCAGGTCTGAAATTACGGAAAACCAGGCACTCGTGGGCAGCTTCAAGGACACAAAGGAGTTGGACCAGTTCATACAGAACAGTATTGATGACAGGATCAAAGCACTCGGCCTTGACTACCCGTGGTATTCACCAAACAGAATCGGGTTTTCCATGTACAAGATAATCACACTTGATTTTGGACATGCGACGTTTTTGTCAAGCGATTCTGGATCCTCGCGTGTGTCAGACATAATTTTGGAAAAGATGCCAAGGACGGTTTTGTTGTTTACTACTGCTACCATAATCATATCGATGATCGGCATATTTCTTGGGGCACTGGCAGGAAGCAAGACAGGATCAAAAATAGACAAGGTAACATCGGCGTTTGCAGTGATTAGCGGAAGTTTTCCGGTGTGGTGGATAGGAATGATGATGATTTTTGTTTTTTCGTTTACACTTCACTTGTTTCCTGCAAGGGCAACGCCGCTCATTTCCCCAAGCGACCCGGGATACATACCTGCACTGCTATACCATATGGCGCTCCCACTGATCACCATAATCCTAATTGGGTTTGGAACATGGGCATACTTGGTTCGTAATTTCATGGTAAACGTGATGCAGGAAGACTTTGTCACAGTCAAAAAGACAATAGGGATCGCCCAAAGAAAAATCGTCTTTCAAAGCGCGCTAAAAAACGTAGCACCCCCCATAATCACAGTACTTGCACTGAGCCTTTCAGGCTCACTTGGCGGGGCAATCATCACAGAGGCAGTGTTTGACTGGCCAGGCATGGGAAGACTGTACTTTGAGGCAATAAGCGTGATGGACTTACCGGTGATAATAGGAGCAACGTATGTGCTGACGGCGTTTTTCCTAATTAGCATATTTGTATCAGATTTGTTGTACGGGTACTTGGATCCAAGGATAAAGACGGTGTAG
- a CDS encoding PIN domain-containing protein, which yields MEIGKAQTVVLDSNVFIKEIQEGRVLRPIAKKMKKQSSKLVMPETVLGEIAKITGSDPITTMTHVYQYCKQPIMIDRTDEIITESSKISQKYYECHVPDNFILATAKLTGSTLVSFDRDLLQTAKMEGVQAFLPRNYIRWG from the coding sequence ATGGAAATTGGAAAAGCACAAACCGTGGTTTTAGACTCTAACGTGTTTATCAAGGAAATTCAAGAAGGCCGAGTTCTAAGACCCATCGCAAAAAAAATGAAAAAACAGTCCTCAAAATTAGTCATGCCAGAAACGGTCCTAGGAGAGATTGCAAAGATAACAGGTTCCGATCCAATCACAACTATGACGCATGTCTACCAGTACTGCAAGCAACCAATAATGATCGACAGGACAGACGAAATAATTACAGAGTCAAGCAAGATATCGCAGAAATATTACGAGTGCCATGTTCCAGACAATTTTATTTTGGCAACAGCAAAACTGACAGGCTCCACCCTGGTTAGTTTTGACAGGGATCTCTTGCAGACTGCAAAGATGGAAGGCGTCCAGGCATTCCTACCAAGAAACTACATCAGGTGGGGCTAA